One part of the Sorangiineae bacterium MSr11954 genome encodes these proteins:
- a CDS encoding amino acid adenylation domain-containing protein: MKTKKDIESILHLSPLQEGLLFHAVADQARDPYFTQTSFLLEGKLDPEAFARAWQAVVDRHPILRTCFAWEGIAKPVQVARKAVTIPLQSHDWRGRGERAREEDLATFLAGDRRAGFDFLKPPLMRLALLRIADDAWYFVNSHHHILLDGWSFALVLREALIAYHALVAATKLDLPPARPYREYLGWVKARNESDAEAFWRGALAGFRAPTALPTDALPGRALEDDAFPYAERELRFSSAQTEALAACARRHRITLNTLVQGAWSCLLHRHGGGSEVVFGSTVSGRPPDLEGSDSIVGLLINTLPIRVSMADHEPLGPWLQRLQDRNSELRQHEWTPLSQLQRWSEVPGGQSLFESIVVFDSYPEEDVADMPADLRVRALPRPSRPAGDAVLTAGRNNYPLSLIVEPTSELRLVLCYERRRFTHEGASRLLDRCATLLEAMAARPDARLGELPLMNERERQRILVDWNATLPTEALAPTAACVHELFEAEARRHPDTLAVVCEDARLSYRELDARANRVARRLRALGIGAEDRVVLCAPRSVEMIVGLLGVLKAGAAYVPLDPKFPRERQRDIALDSGARVVIASSGAEATFGEGLTLVDVADPSLAAEGSSPLAREQVRARPEQLAYLIYTSGSTGRPKGVAVEHRQLVSYVRAALARLPLAGSTSLAFVSTVAADLGHTSLFGALCSGRTLHVLADERIFDPDRMAEYMRQHAVDGLKIVPSHLAGLLEAKDPGRVLPRRCLVLGGEAASGELVDKIRALAPDCAVVNHYGPTETTVGTLTWEVPRDAPRTTASLPVGRPLSNTQAYILDPNMQPVPAGVPGELYLGGAGVARGYHDRARLTAERFLPDPFGTTPGARLYRTGDRARYRSDGAIEFLGRTDHQIKLRGYRIELGEIESALREEPQVREAVVVVHDDAGAKRLVAYVVAASEHRAEGVAASEHRAELDEAALLASLGRRLPDYMLPKVIVPLAALPLTPNGKIDRAALPAPGQTQTPDPTAFVAPRNEVESILAQVWADVLGKERVSIHDNFFGLGGDSIRSLQVIARANQRGVKLNPKQLLEHPTVAKASAVAIVKKAAPALPEAVAPDPAPPKMANLSGLTPEAIERLLPEPASIDDVYPLSPMQQGMLFHTLLNPSSGVYLMQQHYTWEGPLDVPLLIEAWQKVIDRHPILRTSFAWNDLERPLQIVRRVHAADVVQVHDLRELPEAEKQARVDETLESELRAGFDMTCAPLMRIRLFRMADATYRIVRSFHHILTDDWCFSVLMMECLSFYGALRAKQPIALPMPRPYRDYIAWLDGRDLAAGEQFWRAELRGFSSPTRLGVERILKDDVEPADTMGDAFIELSPSASQAIAAFAQRHQLTVNTLVQGAWALLLSRYSGNRDVLFGVTVAGRPTELPGVESIVGLFINTLPLRVRVSPEQPIVPWLQELLTHNYRIRQYEYPPLVQMQQWSELPNGQSLFNSLVVFENAPLDPRLGEQVGDVRLSFEHDRVHTNYPMTVVAYPGARLGVRLSYDERWFDALAVRRMLDHLSRALEDMVRSSNARLGDIGLLGADEQERLLGAWNTTAGEAPPAASYVAIFESQVRKTPGADAVSCRGRRLTYAGLNGAANRVARALRAEGVGPDGIVAVLEERDIDLVVAAVGVLKAGGVYLPLDPSHPSSRLAQVIATSRARVVLTSRAWGPALSDALARLPEAERPRLVLREELPSDARDAKEAPEGELPGPGHLAYVIYTSGSTGTPKGAMVEHAGMLNNVWGKIPALSLTARDVVGQTASQCFDISVWQLLSALLCGARVHIVPGDVVADPPRLLEEAEAQGITVLELVPSLLREIVQLQASNEAFSRLRWMLPTGEALTPDLCRKWFERFPHVPLMNAYGPAECADDVALHVLTAALEPDAAHVPIGRAVPNVQLHVLAGDALAPIGAIGELCVGGVGVGRGYLHDPRRTAEVFVPDPFRREPGARMYRTGDLARRLEDGTLEFLGRRDHQVKVRGFRIELGEIEVRLAEHPRVHAAAVLVHAPPAGGQQLVGYVATGGDGLPHVAPSAQTAPSAQTAPSAHVAQASQVEPPLTPAQLREFLRETLPDYMIPTRFVLLPALPLTPNGKVDRQALSSAETPAAPSAIELPRTPTEDVLAGIWGEVLGRDRIGTDQSFFDLGGHSLLATRVVSRVRRAFGVELPLRSLFDHPTVAELARDIDTRRARDLAKAPALVAVPRDEPLPLSFAQQRLWFLAQLEPDSAEYNMTAAVRVTGRLDLAVFERSLAALIARHEALRTSFALKDGEPVQVIAQGAKVPFEVFDLSDTPAGDHEARVQAIATAHASRPFDLGRGPLLRVAAVELGADEHVLVLVAHHIVADGWSMSVLVAELAELYDTARAGRPSTLRPLPIQYADFAVWQRQWMRGPAREAHLGYWRQRLHDAPPALDLRPDPALTHASTGAPSYRGGRLEMALEPELANALRDLGRQEGATLFMTLLAAFEVLLFQRTGQTDLLIGTDVAGRGRVETEGLIGFFVNLLVLRTDLGGAPTFRELLGRVRETTLEAYAHQDLPFEQVVDAVRAPRVPGRHPLVQTLFVMQNTPASELELPGLHFRGMDLAWDTARFDLALFVEETRDGMIGVWKYRAEMFEATTIETMAASLLAILRRIAAEPESRITALAAAEPKERTKRSRALPAGGLKSFKRAAAPTATPATSQVQAPMNAFITTRLAKPTETMPLIVEPALPDVDLAAWAQAERGFIDEQLARHGALLFRGFGLRSVQDFEQVARNVTGELFGEYGDLPREKAGKDVYGSTPYPADKAILFHNESSHLPRWPLKQWFFCTQASPEGGATPIVDCRRLYEALSPELRARFQRLGLLYVRNFTPGYDVSWQDFFHTSEPMVVEERCRAGGMRCDWMDGGRLRISQRGPAVLRHPKTGEWVFFNQIQLHHPAYLEAPVRESLLAMLGERWLPRHVSYGDGSPIDEGTTRVLGEIYERCAVRNPWQSGDLLMLDNMLVAHARDPFKGPRKIVVAMGQMVSHADLARAEGLETTP; the protein is encoded by the coding sequence ATGAAAACGAAAAAGGACATCGAGTCGATTCTCCACCTCTCCCCCCTGCAGGAGGGCTTGCTCTTTCACGCCGTCGCCGACCAAGCGCGCGACCCTTACTTTACGCAGACCAGCTTTTTGCTGGAGGGCAAGCTCGATCCGGAGGCCTTCGCGCGCGCGTGGCAAGCGGTGGTGGATCGGCACCCGATCCTTCGCACGTGCTTCGCCTGGGAAGGCATCGCCAAGCCGGTGCAAGTCGCTCGCAAGGCGGTGACCATCCCTCTTCAATCCCATGATTGGCGCGGGCGCGGTGAACGGGCGCGCGAGGAAGACCTCGCGACATTCCTGGCCGGCGATCGCCGGGCCGGCTTCGACTTTCTCAAGCCTCCCCTGATGCGCCTCGCCCTCCTCCGGATCGCGGACGACGCCTGGTACTTCGTCAACAGCCACCACCATATCTTGCTGGACGGCTGGAGCTTCGCCCTGGTCCTTCGGGAGGCGCTGATCGCGTACCATGCCCTGGTCGCCGCCACGAAGCTGGATCTGCCGCCGGCCCGCCCTTACCGCGAGTACCTCGGGTGGGTGAAAGCTCGAAACGAGTCCGACGCCGAGGCGTTCTGGCGCGGCGCCCTGGCTGGCTTCCGAGCGCCGACCGCGCTCCCCACCGATGCGTTGCCCGGTCGTGCGCTGGAGGACGACGCGTTCCCGTACGCCGAGCGCGAGCTCCGCTTCTCGAGCGCCCAGACCGAGGCCCTCGCCGCGTGCGCGCGCCGCCATCGGATCACGCTCAACACCTTGGTGCAGGGCGCGTGGTCGTGCCTTCTGCACCGGCATGGCGGCGGGTCCGAGGTGGTCTTCGGCTCCACCGTGTCGGGCCGGCCACCGGATCTGGAGGGCTCGGACAGCATCGTCGGTCTGCTCATCAACACCTTGCCCATCCGCGTTTCCATGGCCGACCATGAGCCGCTGGGCCCCTGGCTGCAGCGGCTGCAGGATCGAAACAGCGAGCTACGCCAGCACGAGTGGACACCGCTGTCGCAGCTGCAGCGCTGGAGCGAGGTGCCGGGCGGGCAGTCGCTCTTCGAGAGCATCGTCGTCTTCGACAGCTACCCCGAGGAGGACGTGGCCGACATGCCCGCCGATCTTCGCGTTCGCGCCCTGCCCAGGCCAAGCCGCCCCGCCGGCGACGCCGTTCTGACGGCCGGACGAAACAATTACCCGCTCTCCTTGATCGTCGAGCCCACGAGCGAGCTCCGGCTCGTTCTTTGTTACGAGCGCCGCCGCTTCACGCACGAAGGCGCATCCCGCCTGCTCGACCGATGCGCCACCCTGCTCGAGGCGATGGCCGCGCGACCGGACGCGCGCCTGGGCGAGCTGCCCCTCATGAACGAGCGCGAACGCCAGCGGATCCTCGTCGACTGGAACGCGACGCTCCCCACCGAGGCGCTGGCCCCCACCGCGGCGTGCGTCCACGAGCTGTTCGAGGCCGAAGCCAGACGCCACCCCGACACCCTCGCCGTCGTCTGCGAGGACGCGCGCCTCTCGTACCGCGAGCTCGACGCGCGCGCCAACCGCGTCGCGCGCCGGCTGCGCGCGCTGGGGATCGGCGCCGAGGACCGGGTCGTTCTTTGCGCCCCGCGCTCGGTGGAGATGATCGTCGGCCTGCTCGGCGTGCTCAAAGCCGGCGCCGCATACGTGCCGCTCGACCCCAAGTTCCCCCGCGAGCGGCAGCGGGACATCGCCCTCGACAGCGGCGCGCGCGTGGTCATCGCGAGCTCCGGCGCCGAGGCCACCTTCGGCGAAGGGCTCACCCTCGTGGACGTGGCCGACCCTTCCCTCGCCGCCGAGGGCTCTTCGCCGCTCGCGCGCGAGCAGGTGCGCGCCCGCCCGGAGCAATTGGCGTATCTCATTTACACCTCCGGCTCGACAGGGCGCCCGAAAGGCGTCGCCGTGGAGCACCGCCAGCTCGTGAGCTACGTGCGCGCGGCGCTCGCGCGCCTCCCGCTCGCCGGGAGCACCAGCCTGGCCTTCGTCTCCACGGTGGCGGCCGATCTGGGGCACACGTCGCTGTTCGGCGCGCTCTGCTCGGGGCGCACGTTGCACGTGCTCGCCGACGAGCGAATCTTCGACCCCGATCGCATGGCCGAGTACATGCGCCAGCACGCGGTGGACGGCCTCAAGATCGTTCCGAGTCACCTCGCGGGTCTGCTCGAGGCCAAGGATCCCGGGCGGGTGCTGCCGCGTCGCTGCCTGGTGCTGGGGGGTGAGGCGGCGAGCGGTGAGCTGGTGGACAAAATTCGAGCGCTCGCGCCGGACTGCGCGGTCGTCAACCACTACGGTCCGACGGAGACCACGGTGGGCACCCTCACATGGGAGGTCCCTCGCGATGCCCCGCGAACGACCGCGTCGCTCCCCGTCGGCCGGCCTCTCTCGAATACGCAAGCGTACATCCTCGATCCGAACATGCAGCCGGTGCCGGCCGGCGTCCCCGGTGAGCTCTACCTCGGCGGCGCCGGCGTGGCGCGTGGCTACCACGATCGCGCGCGCCTGACCGCCGAGCGGTTCCTCCCCGATCCGTTCGGCACGACCCCCGGCGCGCGCTTGTACCGCACCGGCGACAGGGCTCGTTACCGAAGCGATGGTGCCATCGAGTTCCTGGGGCGAACGGATCATCAAATCAAGCTGCGCGGCTACCGCATCGAGCTCGGTGAAATCGAGTCGGCCCTCCGCGAAGAGCCCCAGGTGCGCGAGGCCGTGGTCGTGGTGCACGACGACGCGGGCGCGAAGCGGCTCGTGGCCTACGTGGTCGCGGCGTCCGAGCATCGCGCCGAAGGCGTCGCGGCATCCGAGCATCGCGCCGAGCTCGACGAGGCGGCGCTGCTTGCATCGCTGGGCCGGCGGCTCCCCGATTACATGCTCCCGAAGGTGATCGTGCCCCTCGCCGCGCTGCCGCTCACCCCCAACGGCAAGATCGACCGCGCCGCGCTCCCCGCGCCGGGCCAAACGCAAACACCGGATCCCACCGCCTTCGTGGCCCCGCGCAACGAGGTCGAGTCCATCCTCGCCCAGGTGTGGGCCGACGTCCTCGGGAAGGAACGGGTCAGCATCCACGACAACTTCTTCGGCCTTGGCGGCGATTCCATCCGGAGCTTGCAAGTCATCGCGCGCGCCAACCAGCGCGGCGTCAAGCTCAATCCAAAGCAGCTCCTCGAGCACCCCACGGTGGCCAAAGCATCGGCGGTGGCCATCGTCAAAAAGGCCGCGCCCGCGCTCCCCGAGGCCGTGGCCCCCGACCCCGCGCCGCCAAAGATGGCCAACCTCAGCGGCCTCACCCCCGAGGCGATCGAGCGCCTTCTGCCCGAGCCCGCGAGCATCGACGACGTCTACCCGCTGTCGCCGATGCAGCAAGGGATGCTCTTTCATACCTTGCTCAACCCGAGCTCGGGCGTCTACTTGATGCAGCAGCATTACACGTGGGAGGGCCCGCTCGACGTCCCCCTGCTCATCGAGGCGTGGCAGAAGGTCATCGATCGGCACCCGATCCTGCGGACCTCGTTCGCGTGGAACGATCTCGAACGACCGCTGCAGATCGTCCGGCGCGTCCACGCGGCGGACGTCGTTCAGGTGCACGATCTGCGCGAGCTGCCGGAGGCCGAGAAGCAGGCGCGCGTGGACGAGACCCTCGAGTCCGAGCTTCGCGCGGGCTTCGACATGACCTGCGCGCCGCTCATGCGGATCCGCCTCTTTCGCATGGCCGACGCGACCTACCGCATCGTGCGCAGCTTCCATCACATCCTCACCGACGACTGGTGCTTCTCGGTGCTCATGATGGAGTGCCTCTCCTTTTACGGCGCGCTGCGCGCGAAGCAGCCGATCGCCTTGCCGATGCCGCGCCCGTACCGAGACTACATCGCGTGGCTCGACGGCCGGGACTTGGCCGCCGGCGAGCAGTTCTGGCGCGCGGAGCTCCGCGGCTTTTCGTCCCCAACGCGGCTCGGGGTGGAGCGCATCCTCAAAGACGACGTGGAGCCCGCCGACACCATGGGCGATGCGTTCATCGAGCTATCGCCCTCGGCCAGCCAGGCGATCGCCGCGTTCGCGCAGCGGCACCAGCTCACGGTGAACACCTTGGTCCAAGGCGCCTGGGCGCTGCTTTTGAGCCGCTACAGCGGCAACCGCGACGTGCTGTTCGGGGTGACGGTGGCCGGCCGGCCGACCGAGCTGCCCGGGGTCGAATCCATCGTGGGGCTGTTCATCAATACATTGCCCCTCCGGGTGCGCGTCTCGCCCGAGCAGCCGATCGTACCTTGGCTCCAGGAGCTGCTCACCCACAATTACCGAATACGCCAATACGAATATCCGCCGCTGGTGCAAATGCAGCAGTGGAGCGAGCTACCCAATGGGCAATCGCTCTTCAACAGCTTGGTGGTCTTCGAGAACGCGCCGCTCGATCCGCGGCTGGGCGAGCAGGTGGGCGACGTCCGACTCTCCTTCGAGCACGACCGCGTCCACACGAACTATCCGATGACGGTCGTGGCCTATCCCGGCGCCCGGCTCGGCGTGCGCCTCTCCTACGACGAGCGATGGTTCGATGCCCTGGCCGTCCGCCGGATGCTCGATCACCTGAGTCGCGCCCTCGAGGACATGGTTCGATCCTCGAACGCGCGGCTGGGCGACATCGGTCTGCTCGGCGCCGACGAACAAGAGCGATTGCTCGGCGCGTGGAACACCACCGCGGGCGAAGCGCCCCCCGCCGCGTCGTATGTCGCGATCTTCGAGTCCCAGGTCCGAAAAACGCCGGGCGCGGACGCCGTCTCCTGCCGCGGGCGCCGGCTGACGTACGCCGGATTGAACGGCGCGGCCAACCGCGTGGCGCGGGCGCTCCGCGCCGAAGGGGTGGGCCCGGACGGCATCGTGGCCGTCCTCGAGGAGCGCGACATCGACCTGGTCGTCGCGGCCGTCGGCGTGCTCAAGGCCGGCGGTGTGTATCTCCCGCTCGACCCGTCGCATCCGTCGTCGCGTCTCGCCCAGGTCATCGCGACGAGCCGCGCTCGGGTGGTGTTGACGTCCCGGGCGTGGGGTCCTGCGCTCTCGGACGCGCTGGCCCGTCTCCCGGAGGCCGAACGACCGCGGCTCGTCCTGCGCGAAGAGCTCCCGTCCGATGCCCGCGACGCGAAGGAGGCGCCCGAGGGCGAGCTACCCGGGCCGGGGCACCTCGCGTACGTGATTTACACGAGCGGATCGACCGGAACGCCGAAGGGCGCCATGGTGGAGCACGCGGGGATGCTCAACAACGTATGGGGCAAGATCCCTGCGCTCTCGCTCACCGCGCGCGACGTCGTCGGGCAAACGGCCTCGCAGTGCTTCGACATCTCCGTCTGGCAGCTCCTCTCGGCGCTGCTCTGCGGCGCGCGCGTGCACATCGTCCCCGGCGACGTGGTGGCGGATCCCCCGCGGCTGCTCGAGGAGGCCGAGGCCCAAGGCATCACCGTGCTGGAGTTGGTCCCGTCTCTGCTGCGCGAGATCGTGCAGCTCCAAGCCTCGAACGAGGCGTTCTCGCGCTTGCGTTGGATGCTCCCCACCGGCGAAGCGCTCACCCCCGATCTGTGCCGGAAATGGTTCGAGCGATTCCCGCACGTGCCCCTCATGAACGCCTATGGCCCCGCGGAGTGCGCCGACGACGTGGCGCTCCATGTGCTCACCGCCGCGCTGGAGCCCGACGCGGCGCACGTCCCCATCGGGCGCGCCGTTCCCAACGTGCAGCTCCACGTCCTCGCGGGCGATGCGCTCGCCCCCATCGGCGCCATCGGCGAGCTTTGCGTCGGAGGGGTCGGTGTCGGTCGCGGATACCTCCACGACCCGCGGCGAACGGCCGAGGTCTTCGTGCCCGATCCTTTCCGCCGCGAGCCCGGCGCCCGCATGTACCGCACCGGCGATCTCGCGCGCCGGCTCGAGGATGGCACCCTCGAATTTCTCGGCCGGCGCGATCACCAGGTCAAGGTCCGCGGCTTTCGCATCGAGCTCGGCGAAATCGAAGTGCGCCTCGCCGAGCACCCGAGGGTCCACGCCGCCGCCGTGCTCGTGCACGCCCCCCCGGCAGGCGGACAGCAGCTCGTCGGCTACGTGGCCACCGGCGGCGATGGGCTCCCGCACGTCGCCCCGAGCGCGCAGACCGCCCCGAGCGCGCAGACCGCCCCGAGCGCGCACGTCGCGCAAGCTTCGCAGGTCGAGCCGCCGCTCACCCCCGCGCAGCTGCGCGAATTTTTGAGGGAGACGCTGCCCGATTATATGATCCCCACCCGGTTCGTGCTTCTTCCCGCCCTGCCGCTCACCCCCAACGGCAAGGTGGATCGCCAGGCGCTTTCCTCGGCCGAAACGCCCGCCGCCCCCTCGGCCATCGAGCTCCCGCGCACACCGACGGAGGACGTCCTCGCCGGCATCTGGGGCGAGGTCCTCGGGCGCGACCGCATCGGCACCGACCAGAGCTTCTTCGACCTCGGCGGCCACTCGCTCCTGGCCACGCGCGTCGTCTCGCGCGTGCGCCGCGCCTTTGGCGTCGAGTTGCCCCTTCGCAGCCTGTTCGACCATCCCACGGTGGCCGAGCTCGCGCGCGACATCGACACCCGGCGCGCCCGCGACCTCGCGAAGGCCCCCGCCCTCGTCGCGGTGCCGCGGGACGAGCCGCTCCCCCTGTCGTTCGCCCAGCAGCGACTGTGGTTCCTCGCGCAGCTCGAGCCCGACAGCGCCGAGTACAACATGACGGCCGCCGTTCGCGTCACCGGCCGTCTCGATCTGGCCGTGTTCGAGCGGAGCCTCGCGGCGCTCATCGCGCGCCACGAAGCGCTGCGCACCTCGTTCGCCCTGAAGGACGGCGAGCCGGTGCAGGTGATCGCGCAGGGCGCAAAGGTGCCCTTCGAGGTGTTCGATCTCTCGGATACTCCGGCCGGAGACCACGAGGCCCGCGTGCAGGCCATCGCCACCGCGCACGCGAGCCGCCCGTTCGACCTCGGCCGCGGCCCCTTGCTCCGCGTGGCCGCCGTCGAGCTGGGCGCAGACGAGCACGTGCTCGTCCTGGTCGCGCACCACATCGTGGCGGACGGCTGGTCCATGAGCGTGCTCGTGGCGGAGCTCGCGGAGCTCTACGATACGGCGCGCGCAGGGCGTCCTTCGACGCTCCGCCCGCTCCCGATCCAGTACGCGGACTTCGCCGTCTGGCAGCGCCAATGGATGCGCGGCCCCGCGCGCGAGGCGCACCTCGGCTACTGGAGGCAGCGCCTCCACGATGCTCCGCCCGCGCTCGATCTCCGCCCCGATCCTGCGCTCACGCATGCATCCACGGGTGCACCGAGCTACCGCGGCGGACGCCTCGAGATGGCTCTCGAGCCCGAGCTCGCGAACGCCCTTCGAGACCTTGGCCGGCAGGAAGGCGCGACCTTGTTCATGACCTTGCTGGCCGCCTTCGAGGTCCTGCTCTTTCAGCGCACGGGGCAAACGGATCTCCTCATCGGGACCGACGTGGCGGGCCGCGGCCGGGTGGAGACCGAGGGGCTCATCGGCTTCTTCGTCAACCTGCTGGTCCTGCGCACGGATCTGGGCGGTGCGCCCACCTTCCGCGAGCTCCTCGGCCGCGTTCGCGAGACGACCCTGGAAGCGTACGCGCACCAGGATCTCCCCTTCGAACAGGTCGTCGACGCCGTCCGCGCGCCGCGCGTCCCGGGGCGCCACCCGTTGGTGCAGACGTTGTTCGTCATGCAGAACACCCCCGCGTCCGAGCTGGAGCTGCCCGGACTTCACTTCCGCGGGATGGACCTCGCGTGGGACACCGCCCGCTTCGACCTCGCCCTGTTCGTGGAGGAGACGCGCGACGGCATGATCGGCGTTTGGAAGTACCGCGCCGAAATGTTCGAGGCGACGACCATCGAGACCATGGCCGCGTCGCTGCTCGCCATCCTGCGGCGCATCGCCGCCGAGCCGGAGAGCCGCATCACGGCCCTCGCGGCCGCGGAGCCAAAGGAGCGCACCAAACGAAGCCGCGCGCTCCCCGCGGGAGGCCTCAAGAGCTTCAAGCGCGCGGCCGCCCCGACGGCCACCCCGGCGACGTCCCAGGTGCAGGCTCCAATGAACGCCTTCATCACCACGCGCCTCGCCAAGCCCACCGAGACGATGCCGCTCATCGTCGAGCCGGCCCTGCCCGACGTGGATCTCGCGGCGTGGGCGCAGGCGGAGCGCGGGTTCATCGACGAGCAGCTCGCCCGTCATGGCGCGCTGCTGTTCCGCGGTTTCGGCCTGAGGTCGGTCCAGGACTTCGAGCAGGTGGCGCGAAACGTGACCGGCGAGCTATTCGGCGAATACGGCGATCTGCCGCGCGAGAAGGCCGGAAAGGACGTATACGGCTCGACACCGTATCCCGCCGACAAGGCGATCCTCTTCCACAACGAGAGCTCGCACCTGCCGCGCTGGCCGCTCAAGCAGTGGTTCTTCTGCACACAAGCTTCGCCCGAAGGCGGCGCCACGCCCATCGTCGACTGCCGCCGTCTGTACGAGGCGCTCTCGCCCGAGCTCCGCGCGCGCTTTCAGCGATTGGGCCTCCTGTACGTACGAAACTTCACCCCCGGATACGACGTGAGCTGGCAGGACTTCTTTCATACGAGCGAGCCCATGGTGGTGGAGGAGCGCTGCCGCGCGGGCGGCATGCGCTGCGATTGGATGGACGGAGGGCGCCTTCGTATCAGCCAGCGCGGCCCGGCCGTGCTCCGGCACCCCAAGACGGGCGAATGGGTCTTCTTCAATCAGATCCAGCTCCACCACCCCGCGTACCTGGAGGCACCGGTGCGCGAGTCGCTCTTGGCCATGCTCGGCGAGCGATGGTTGCCGCGCCATGTCTCGTACGGCGACGGCTCGCCCATCGACGAAGGCACCACCCGCGTTCTCGGCGAAATCTACGAACGCTGCGCCGTGCGCAACCCGTGGCAGAGCGGCGATCTGCTGATGCTCGACAATATGCTCGTGGCCCACGCCCGCGATCCCTTCAAGGGCCCGCGCAAAATCGTGGTGGCCATGGGCCAAATGGTGTCGCACGCCGATCTCGCGCGCGCCGAGGGCCTGGAGACGACCCCGTGA